A segment of the Candidatus Bathyarchaeota archaeon genome:
GGAATATTATAAGAGGTACGTGGCCGCGATGGCGAATCTACAGGCAGCCATAACCTGCAATCATAAAAAGAAGATCCCTAAGAGATGGAGGGAAACGCTGGAGAAGAGGATGATCCGACTAAAACAGTTGAGGGAGAAGATGGGTAGATCGAAGAAGTATAGGGAGGCCTATGAGAAGCTTAAGTTTAGAGTAAAGCTCATGAGGGCCGCGAAGGATTATAACCTGGGGACCTCCCTGAAGAGCTACATAGACCCCCGAGTATACTATGAGTGGGGTAGGAAAATAGGCTACGACTGGAGGCTGTATTATCCGAGGACTTTACAGGTGAAGTTCTCATGGGTTGAGCGGCCCATCCTATAAGCCGGATGGGAGAGACCAGCTGAGCAGTATACCCGTTTAACACCTGCGAGGGCAAGGGTTGCTTCCCCTCGATCAGACCTTCACGGGATGGTTGGCTGCATCCCCGCCTGCCGAGGGGTGATAGGCGCCTCCTACAGGAGCACCTTTGCAACGTATATATTATGTTTATTATGGATTATCCTGGCTCTAACGGTTGCGCCTTCGATGAAGCCCTCCGGCACCCCCACCACCGTTATGGTCCTTCCCCTCTCGGCGCCCAACGCCTGCCCCTTCATCCACCCCAGGCTTAGAAGTCTCGCTTGGATCTTCTCCCCTAAACTGAACCTGAGGGGTAAGGACTGCATCTTAACAATTTCGAAGTCGCTCGGTTTAAGCCTGAGCTTCAACCCGTATTTAGCCTCCCATACACGGAGCCTCCCGTAGAAGAGCCCCCAACTCGGCGATCTAACCTTTGGAACCCTCCTCCCATACGGATGGACCTCGTATTTCTGGATGCCCATGAGGGGCCATCTACCTTTACCTTTATTCTTACGCTTAGACCTCAACTTTAAAGCGAACTCGATAAGCTTTGGGATCTCATCATCGTTCACGCCCGGTATCCAGACGGGAGCCAGTAGAAGCTCGACTGGGCTCTCAGCTATCTCCTCCGCGACGTTCAGAACCTTCCCTAGATCGTAGTTCGGCGTCCCGCTCAGCTTCTTAGCCAGATCCTCGTCTAAGGCGTTGACCGAAAGGTTTATCCTCGATAATCCAAGCTCAGCCAATTCATCTATCCATCCCCTCCTAATGAGGGTTCCATTGCTCTGCATGGAGACGGTTTCAACTCCATCCACATCGCTTAAAGCCCCGATGAGCTCCCTAATCCAAGGATAGAGCATGGGCTCACCGGCTCCATCTATATGAGCTTCAATGCCCTTGCTCCCTTTAAAGGCCGCCAAACCCTTGAACCATTCGATAAGATAATCCAGATCCACCAGGAAGCTTGAGATTCTACTCCTCGATTCGGGTCCCTCATCCACTGAGCAGTAGATACAGTTCAAGTTACACCCTGAAATAGGCCTGACCTGGATCAGGTTTGTACCCCTATCTATGAGGCCGAAGGCTACGCATCCAATCAGAGGCAGCTCCACATCCCCTGGAATCCTGATGAGCCTCCCCATCTCACACGACCATTAACAAATATCTGGAGGATTAGAATCCAAATCCAGCGAATAAAGCCATTCGATTGAAGCGGAACCATGTAAATTATCAATTGAAATCTCATATAAAACAAACGCCCCACTGAAGCTTAGTTGGGAGGCCCCCTGGAAGGAAATATCAGCTAACGCGGATAAAATACAATGATTTCTCGGGGAACCATCTAACATTTACTATATGTGGAGACCGAAAGTTGAAATATCTCCTTTAGCAATCCCTATATGCAGGCTAGGCCGTCCAGTATTGATAGTTAATCCAATAGGGATAGAAATATGCCTATAATGGGGCGGGGGTACCAGAGCCAACGCCTTGAAGGCGTCTCGAGAGGTCTAATGGGCGGGCCGCGTCTAACCACGCGCGCTAAACTCAAGACCTGCGCGGCGTGGGTTATCCCGTGGCGTAGGCCTTCGTGGGTTCGAATCCCACCCCCCGCACCAAAATCGCCTGAGGCGGGGGACATATAAGGGAGCCTCAGGCTCAAGGGCTACAAGCTGCGTCGAATTTCTGTACGGCCCATGTGTAGGGTTTGTCTTTAGGGAATCGGCGCGTAAAACATCCTTTTTTTTAACCTTCATCGTTTCAGATCAGCCTTTGCTGTCTTTGAACGGCGGCGGAATTTCCTGGGCGTGCTTCGTCTCGGGCCCTTGGAGGTTTGATGCCCCGCTGACCTTATATTTATGTTTACCGCGGGTTTTCGCCTACTTCCATTGCGCCTAATGATCTTCATATATTTCGCTTGAATTTAAGGGAGTATTTTATCGCTCGACCACGAAGGCTATCTTGACCACTGCCCTATACTCCACGATTTTATTATTCTCTACTTTTGCAGTACAGCTTTTCACACGTATACCATTTATGTTCCTAACAGTTTTGGCGGCTTCTTCTAGGGCATGTTGTACCGCTTCCACCCAGCCGTCGGGCGAGGAGCCTATTACCTCTATAACCTTAACCACCGTCATTTTTCGTTCAGTAATACAAAGATGTTGCCGGTTCCACTTTAACTTTACGTCTAGGACGCTAAAAGTGACCTTCTTATTATGATGGAGCTGGTTTATGAAGCCAAGGTCATTCGACCTCCTACAGCTCTGCATGCCAAGAACTCAGCCAGGCTTAGAATTTAAAATCTATAAATAAGGAAGGAAGTATTAAAAAACGGATGGGGCTAGTGGGGATTTTAGTTAAAGGATTCATTTTGGATAGAGATGAATCCCTTAATCCCCTTTTCTTTTATATTGGGGACATATCATGCTTTATATACTCATGCCTGGAATCGATCATCCCGAACATTTTCTTAAATTATTTATATCCAGAATTGGAAGGTTAGGGAGGAATTTGGGGCGTAAAGTACAAAAGAACAGAAGAAGAAAAGGATTTTGAGGTTTAATAGCATAACAGCCTAGTATTCTATTTTCCTTGGAAGCTTCTTTGCCTGCTCAATCCAGCTTTTAACTTCCTTTAATGTCGGTGGTCTTCTCACGAGTTTTTTCGCCTTATTAACTTCGAGCAGCTTGGTGTGAAGGTTCTCTGGGTCCCTCTTAGACAATTCAACTACGGTGTCTACCCCAGCCTCTTCCAGTAAGTCTGAATACTCTTCTCCTACTCCCTTAATTCTGAAAAGGTCTGAATGATTCACCCATTCGAGAATTAGTTTCTCAGGGATTCCTGTCTTTTCAGCAAGTTCTTTTCTTCCCTTTCTCGTCGCACCTGCATTAAGCAGGGCTTCCGTCGTCTTAACTCCTGCTTCAATAAGCTTCGTCGCGTATACCGATCCGATTCCCTCAATTCTCTCTATTTTCACCATTTAGGACCACATAGCTAATATTTTCATGCTTTCCATTATATATACTTTTCTTTTCTTAAAAAAAATAGAAGTGGATTTCCACAGCGAAAAGAGGACGTAAATTAAACAGAATAGGCACACTTAGGCTGACGATTATTGAGATGCAATCATTGAATAGGGATTCTAGTCTAATGCTTCTTTTGTAAACGGCCATTTCCGACCAGGAAATATAGGGAGGTTAGGGTGGTGGAGACCGCTGCCAAATCCTGCGGCTTGAAGCATACCCTTTTCAAGTCAGCGTAGACAATCATGGGCCAAAGAAGTGTGAGTAGAATCGAGAGTATAGGGTTGAAGACCACATCCTTCCCCACAACGCGAATTAAGAACTCACAGACGGCCCAATAAGCGACCCAGCCGACGAGATAGGCGATAACTGCAACACTCAACGCTTTAATGAATCCTTTCGAGATACTCATACCTCCATCTCCATTTATACATGTAAATCATAATGGTATTAACCCGGAGTGAGACTGCTTTGCCGATCCACTATTTCCATGAGTTATTACACCGACTAGGGAGTCAAGTCTTCGGACCGTATCTCACCCATTTAGGCGTCTTAACGACGAATCTACGATCCGCCCTTGGAATGTAGGGTTTTATATCTATTATGGGGGTTCCCTCGTAGGCGTCTAGATCCCTGACCTTCAGGGTTGCTCCCTCCAGGCGTTCAAGCCTGGCCACGCATAAGCCTATCGGGTTGGGCCTCGAAGGGCTTCGGGTTCCGAACACGCCCATCTCCGGGGCTCCCCTATGCCTTCCAGGCTTGACTGTGAGCGTTCTCCGATCCTCAAAGGTGTCGCGGAGGTGCATCCAGTAGAGGATTATGAGGTGCGAGTACTCGTCCAAGCCCTTCAGGGCGGCTTCGTACTCCGGATATATCCTTATGTAGGCGGATTCCCCCTCAGCTTTCTCGACTAGGCCTACAAACTTTACGGTGGCCTTCCGCCTCACGGTTTCTCTCCCCGAAGCCTACCTCGTATGATTCTACTCGCCAGGAATATACCCTACTTCCGTCGAAGAATATTTCACGGCTTCATCTCATAGGTTAGGGCTATTAATATCGGAGGGTTCTCATTAACATGTCTTTTCTCATTATGTGCCCTGTGAGCCTTGAAGGAATCGTGGACTTATGTCTTTCACCGGTTGAGTCAAGCGGGGTCGCATAGGTTGAGCAGGATGGTCTTGCTGGGATCTTCATATCTGCAGTTTCCTCGCATGCTCGACCAGGAAGGTGAGGACCATCGCCTTCGTGGATCTTATGACCTTCTCGCTCACGCTCCTGTGGAGGAGCTTTGATAAACCCCCCCTTACCTTACGTTTCATCATGAGGATGATCTGGTAGCCTCCGATGTTGGATTCCTCCACTATCCCCTCCGCCACGTCCCTGGCGACTAGGACTTTAACTTGGGCTTTGTAGCCTTGCCTTCTAATCCATTCGGCGACCCTTTCAAGCTTTTCAGCAGCCTTATCCACCTCCTCCTTGAAGTGCGACGCGTCTATGGGGGAGGTTAAGCTGGGGACCTCTATTATGTGGAGCAGCACTATCGAGTGGGTTTCAGGGGTGGATACCGCATGTAAGGCCTTCGCCACCTTCTCCCTGTCGATGAAGTTTGAGATCGGTATTAGGATCTTGGCTCCCCTGTGGATCGGGTTCATTCAGAGACCAGCTTCCCATCCTTCTTATGCGTGTAGAGTATTATTGAGGTTACTGTGCTTTTAATCCCCTTGATCTTCATCACCTTGTCCTTTATGAACCTCCTGAACTCCATTATGTCGCTGGCCCTCGCCACGGCAACCAGGTCGAACTCCCCTGTAACCTCGTATACGTCGACCGTCTCAGGTAGGCTGGCCACCGCCTCCGTAACCTTCTCCATCCACTCGGTCTCCACGAATATGTTTATTATGGCGGTTATCTCGCCGGCCATGTCACCCCCTCCTCACCACCATTAATTTACCTGGATATCTGGATATAAGGGATTGTATCGACTTCTCCCTGATCTTAACCAGGTGGCCTTTCAGGGTTCTCCTCCTGATCAGGACGATGAGGTCGTTGGCGTCGCTGGAGGCCTCCAACTCGATTATCTTCAACTGGGGGCCCACCTCAACCTTCACGGAGCATTCATATCCTAGATCCCTCAGCCTTCGGGCTAGGGTTTCCAGCTCCAGGTATGCTTCCTCCTCAGCCTCCTTGATGTACTGGTACTGCCTCACATCCTCCATGGAGAAGCCATGCTCCTCCGGGTCTATCACCGTGAAGAGCGTCAACTTGAACCTCTTATCTAGGGAGGCCCTGATGGCCTCAGCCACCTTCTCATGGTTCTCCGGGATCCTCACGAGGATGAGGGCGTTGAATACGTATGCTGAGGGTTTAACCTGGGCTCCTCCCAGCTTACCCGTCAGACCTAGGCCGCTCCTCCACCTGTACACGGCGTATACGATTAAGCCGGCCGCTATCCAGGCGGTGCCCAGGATCCTCCCAACCGGATGGTAGCTGATGACCAGCAGCCATATGACTGTGCATGATATTAAGCCGATCAGACCCGTAACGGGGATGGAGAGCCGCCTCCCCTTCACCTTAAACCCCAGGTTCCCCGGGGCCCTCCAAGCCCTATAGGCGTCCACATCTGTGTTCCTCAGGATGATCAGCGAAAGGTTGACCAGTATATAGGAGAGCAGGGCCCCGAAATTGTATAGGTCGGCGACGAAGTGCAGCTCCCC
Coding sequences within it:
- a CDS encoding DUF4332 domain-containing protein, whose amino-acid sequence is MVKIERIEGIGSVYATKLIEAGVKTTEALLNAGATRKGRKELAEKTGIPEKLILEWVNHSDLFRIKGVGEEYSDLLEEAGVDTVVELSKRDPENLHTKLLEVNKAKKLVRRPPTLKEVKSWIEQAKKLPRKIEY
- a CDS encoding dodecin domain-containing protein, whose product is MTVVKVIEVIGSSPDGWVEAVQHALEEAAKTVRNINGIRVKSCTAKVENNKIVEYRAVVKIAFVVER
- a CDS encoding Lrp/AsnC ligand binding domain-containing protein, with translation MAGEITAIINIFVETEWMEKVTEAVASLPETVDVYEVTGEFDLVAVARASDIMEFRRFIKDKVMKIKGIKSTVTSIILYTHKKDGKLVSE
- a CDS encoding universal stress protein gives rise to the protein MNPIHRGAKILIPISNFIDREKVAKALHAVSTPETHSIVLLHIIEVPSLTSPIDASHFKEEVDKAAEKLERVAEWIRRQGYKAQVKVLVARDVAEGIVEESNIGGYQIILMMKRKVRGGLSKLLHRSVSEKVIRSTKAMVLTFLVEHARKLQI
- the tsaA gene encoding tRNA (N6-threonylcarbamoyladenosine(37)-N6)-methyltransferase TrmO, which translates into the protein MRRKATVKFVGLVEKAEGESAYIRIYPEYEAALKGLDEYSHLIILYWMHLRDTFEDRRTLTVKPGRHRGAPEMGVFGTRSPSRPNPIGLCVARLERLEGATLKVRDLDAYEGTPIIDIKPYIPRADRRFVVKTPKWVRYGPKT
- a CDS encoding radical SAM protein, which encodes MGRLIRIPGDVELPLIGCVAFGLIDRGTNLIQVRPISGCNLNCIYCSVDEGPESRSRISSFLVDLDYLIEWFKGLAAFKGSKGIEAHIDGAGEPMLYPWIRELIGALSDVDGVETVSMQSNGTLIRRGWIDELAELGLSRINLSVNALDEDLAKKLSGTPNYDLGKVLNVAEEIAESPVELLLAPVWIPGVNDDEIPKLIEFALKLRSKRKNKGKGRWPLMGIQKYEVHPYGRRVPKVRSPSWGLFYGRLRVWEAKYGLKLRLKPSDFEIVKMQSLPLRFSLGEKIQARLLSLGWMKGQALGAERGRTITVVGVPEGFIEGATVRARIIHNKHNIYVAKVLL